GACTGGAAGCCGAGCCCATTCGCGACGCGATTCTGGCGATCAGCGGCAACCTGGATGATCGGATGTCGGGCCCCGGCTTCGACCTGTTTGAACCAAACACCAATTACGTCAAGGTCTATAACAGCAAGCACACCTTCGGCCCTGCCGAGTGGCGTCGGATGGTCTACCAGTCAAAACCGCGAATGCAACTCGACGATATCTTCGGGCAGTTTGATTGCCCGGATGCGGGACAAATCACCCCCAAACGGACATCCTCGATCACGGCGCTACAGGCTCTGAATCTTCTGAACAGCCGTTTCGTTCTGCAACAGTCGCAACTGTTTGCCAATCGATTGACAGCGGAAGCCGGTCCCGCCCCGGCAGACCAGGTACGCCTGGCGTTCCAGCTTGGTTTCCAGCGCGATCCAACTCACGAAGAATTGACGGCGGCCGTCGAGCTGATCGAACCGCATGGTCTGGTCGCGTTCTGTCGCGCCTTTTTGAATGCCAACGAATTTCTCTTCGTGTTTTAACGGTTTTAGGTGCCTTGATCCCGGAATGAACGAGATCGCTGGTTCGAATCCACCGGACGCTTCGTGTTTCGACCGTAGGCCGTTATTCTAAGGTGATTGACTGTCCGGACGGGCCCGCTCGTCAGGAACTCACGACGACGCGGCTCGCGCTGCAACGTTCGTGAACAACTCGGTTTAAGCTTGGTCCGGCTACGGCCGCGTTGGCTCGACGACTTTTATCTTCCAAGGATCGGTTTCGCGCGATGTCCCGGATTCAGCAGCTCTCGACCAGCGTCATCAACAAGATCGCTGCGGGGGAAGTCATCGAACGCCCTGCGAGCGTGATTAAAGAGTTGCTGGAAAACAGCGTCGACGCCCTGGCCACGCGCATTGAAGTGGACGTCGTTGCCGGTGGAAGCGAACTGATCCGGATCGTCGACGATGGCGAGGGTATTCATCCCGATGATTTGCTGCTGGCCGTATCCTCCCATGCCACCAGCAAAATCCGAAATGCCGACGACCTGTTCGGCGTGCAGACGATGGGGTTTCGCGGTGAAGCGCTGGCCTCGGTCGCGGAAGTCAGCCGGTTGCGCATCCGCTCACGGCAAGCCGATGCGGCACATGGCCACGAACTGGTCGTGAATCTGGGCGAAGTCGTTCCCCCTCGCGAATGCGGCTGCCCCTTAGGCACGCAAATCGAAGTTCGAAACCTGTTCGAGAACACTCCGGTCCGCCGGAAGTTCCTGAAAACCGTCTCGACCGAATTTGGACATATCAGCGAACATTTCACGCGTGTGGCCCTCGCCAATTCCCGCCTGCACATGGTGCTGCGTCACAACGACAAATTGGTCATGGAACTGCCTGCTTCACCCAAACCGCTCGACCGGCTGCGGATCTTCTTCGGCAAGGATGTCGCCGACGAATTGATTCCCGTCGAATCGGACCAGGGTGGCGTGCGAATGTGGGGATACGTCGGCCATCCGAATACCTCGAAAGCCACTCGCAAGATGCAGTATCTGTTCTTGAACGGACGCTGGATCACCGATCGCTCGCTGTTTCACGCGCTGACGGAAGGCTACCGCGGTCTGCTGATGGTCGGCCGACAGCCTGTGTGCTTTCTCTATATCGAGCTGCCGCCGGATCGCGTCGATGTCAACGTGCACCCGACAAAGGTTGAAGTGCGCTTTCAAGACAGCCAACAATTGTTTCGACAACTGCTGGCAATGATTCGCTCCAAATTCCTGAGCATGGATCTGCAAAGTCAGTTGCGCCTTCCCGCGACCCCCGCAGGAGGCAGCGGCGGTGCGGCCCCTGGGTTGCTTAGCGGGTTCTCTCCTTCGCCCGTCCGTCCCATCGAAAAACAACGTGAGTTGCAGGACGAGTTTTCGACCTATCTGACAGGCCAGATCAGCCCCGCTCCAATCAATCCCGGATCGGTTGGCAGGAACGAACCGATCTCAAATGGATCAGCGACGGCATTCGCCCCCGCCGCACGACCGGCCTCGGTCGCATCGGCGCGTATCGAACCCTGGCGTTCGGACACCCCCGACGACACCGACAATTTCATGGCGCCAAGCGCCGCAACCGCCGTTGCCGAGCGACTTGCCGATCCCGCGACGTCCGAATCGGAGACGGACGTGCCTGCCGAGCCCGTCACGTCGGCGGAATTCGGGCCGACCGAAGCCGCACCAGCAGCCGAAGCTCCCGTGCAGGTCGCACCGATCAATCAGAATAATGCATTCCGCGCCATGCAGGTTCACGATTGCTACTTGATTGTCGAAACACCGGAAGGCGTGACGGTGATTGATCAGCATGCTCTGCATGAACGCATCATGTATGAACATTTGCGCACGCGTGTTCTGGCGGGATCGGTCGAATCGCAGCGACTTCTGGTGCCTCAACCGATCGAAGTCACGTCAAAAGAAGCGGCGATGCTGCTGGAGCATCGCGACTCTCTGGAACGTGCCGGATTGGGGGTTGAAGATTTCGGCAATGGAACCGTGATCGTCAATCGTTATCCGGCCATGCTGCGGAAGGTCGATTTGCAGGAACTCGTCCGTGACTTGATTGATAAGCTAGAGAGTGGTGGCTCGGCCGGAGTACAATCCGGAGCACGCCGTGACATCCTCGATGAATTGCTGCACATGATGTCGTGCAAGGCCGCAGTGAAAGCGGGCCAGCGGTTGTCGCCTGAAGAAATTGAGAGTTTATTGATGCAACGACATCTGGTGGATGACGCACATCATTGTCCCCACGGCCGGCCAACCGCATTATCGCTCAGTCGGGCCGAACTTGATCGTCAGTTCGGGCGTCTGGGTTAGTAGCAACGGAAAGACTTCCAGAGTTCTGTTTTCCGTGTTCAGTGAAAACAAAGAACCTGACGAACAACCTCAACGACTGAACACCGATAACTGACGTGGACTGCCTTCGCCATGATTTGTGTTTCGATCGCCCGCACGCGACATCGCATGATGATCGCCGAACATCATGCCCTGGCCGAGCGAGGGGCTCAGCTCGTTGAACTTCGCATCGATTGGCTCGCCCGCGACCCGGATGTTCCTCGACTGCTGAAAGATCGACCGACGCCCGTCATTGTCACTTGCCGACGCGCCCAAGACGGCGGCAAGTGGCGCGGAACCGAAGAAGCGCGAATTCGTCTGCTTCGAACCGCCATTGTGTCCGGTGCGGACTATGTCGACCTGGAAGATGACATCGCGTCCTCGATTCCCCGCTATGGTAAGACCAAACGCATTGTCAGCCATCACGATTTCAACGGCACGCCCGACCATATCGAAGAAGTCTGGGCAGAAATTGCCGAGATGAACCCCGATATCATCAAAGTCGTCACGCTTGCCAATTCGCCCAGCGACTGCGTGCGAATGCTGAAACTGGTCAAGGACGCCAAGATTCCCACAGTCGCCTTTTGCATGGGAGATTTTGGCGTCTGGAGTCGTGTCGCCTGCGGCAAATTGGGCTCGCCCTTTACCTACGCAACATTCAGCCAGGATCGCGAAGTCGCGCCCGGACAGTTGTCGTTTCAAGATATGAAACACATCTATCACTACGAGACGATCAATGCCAAAACGCAACTGTTCGGCGTCATCGGCGATCCGATCGGACACAGCCTGAGCCCCCTGCTGCACAACGAAGCGATGCGCAAGATCGGATTTAATGGCGTTTACGTGCCGTTACGAGTCGCCCGCGATCAATTGACTCAAACTCTCGCAGACCTGGAAACACTCGATTTCCGGGGACTCAGTGTCACGATCCCGCACAAGGAAGCCGTGCTGGCAAAGTTTCCTCGGTGTGAAGAATTCGTGCGGCAGATCGGTGCCGCCAATACACTCTTCCGCGGCTCCGACAATCAATGGCAGTCGTTTAATACCGACTATCAGGCGGCACTCGACAGCGTGAAACTCGCCTTGCCGACCGGTGATACGCTGGAAGGAAAACGCGTTCTGCTTCTGGGGGCGGGCGGTGCGGCGCGCGCCATTGGCATGGGCATCACCCGCGCCGGTGGGGCGCTCGTTATCACCAGCCGAACGTCTGCACGGGCGAAAACCCTGGCGGAACAACTCAACTGCCGACATGTCACCTGGGAAAATCGCGGAGCGGAATACGCCGACATTTTGATCAACTGCACCCCAGTCGGCATGTATCCCGAAATGGATCAAACGCCGTTCCAGCAGAACTGGCTGCGGGAAGGGATGATCGTGTTTGACACGATTTACACTCCCGAGAACACTCTATTGATCAAAGAGGCTCAGGTGCGAGGCTGTAAGACCGTTTCGGGGATCGAAATGTTCATCAGGCAGGCGGCAGCGCAGTTCGAACGATTCACCGGAAAACCCGCATCCCTGGATGACCTGCGCGAGACACTTCGCAAGGGGATTTCCGCCGCCCGCCGATAGCCCGACAAACTCGGCGTTTCTCGGTGAATTGTGTCGCTGGAACCCCCTCCGCAGCGTTGAGATACGCCACAAATTCAGGTAGGATAGGCTTTCACGAAATGCTCCGGGTTTCACCGTGAGCAGGCGGTGTGAAATCCCACCGAAAATGTCGGAATCACCGCGCGCCGTTCGGCTTTGGAAGCACGGTGCGGTGTGAGTTTCCCGAGGAGTCTTCGATTGGCTAATGGTGATGGAACTCCCGACGGCCCGGACGCGCCGAACGGGTTAAGCGCTACCAATGGTGGCAGCGACCGCGTCAAAAATATCGCAATTCAAGACGAGATGCGGACGAGCTATGTCACGTACGCCATGTCCGTCATCATCAGCCGCGCGCTTCCCGACGTCCGCGACGGCCTGAAGCCCTCTCAGCGCCGCATCCTCGTCGCCATGAACGACCTGAACCTCGGACCAAACTCGGGGCGAGTCAAATGCGCGAAGATCTGCGGTGATACGAGCGGTAACTACCATCCTCACGGTGACGGCTCGATTTACCCGACACTGGTCCGCATGGCCCAAAATTGGAACGTCCGGGACGTTCTGATTGACAAACAGGGCAATTTCGGCTCGCTCGCGGGAATGCCTCCTGCCGCCATGCGATACACCGAAGCCCGCCTGTCGGCCGTCGCGAACGAGATGCTCGACGACCTCAAACGTGACACCGTCGACTATGTCCTGACCTATGACCAGCGAAATCGCGAGCCGGTCGTTCTGCCATCACGATTCCCCAACCTGATCGTCAACGGTTCCAACGGAATCGCCGTCGGGATGGCAACCAGCATTCCGCCGCACAATTTGGGCGAAGTGTGCGATGCCACAATCCGATTAATCGACGACCCTGATTGTTCGCTCGACGATCTCGTCGAGTGCATGCCCGGCCCCGACTTCCCCACCGGCGGGATCATTTGCGGCCGCATGGGCGTTCGTCAGGCCTACCTGACCGGTCGATCGACGATCATTCTGCGCGCGAAGACTCGGTTCATCACCGAAAAGAACACGGACATTATCGAAGTCACCGAGATTCCTTATCTCGAAACACGCGACCGAATCCGTGAAAAGATCGAACTGCTGATCAAAGAAGACCGCATCAAGGGGATCGCCCGCGTCACCGACTTGACCGACCGCACCCTGCCCGCCTGGCAGACTTGTCTTCACATCGCCGTGAAACGCGGTGAAGACAAAGAAGTGGTCTTGAACCAGCTCTTCCAGTTCTCGCCGCTGCAATCCACCGTCAGTATCATTCTGCTCGCGCTCGTCGGCAACCGACCGAAGTTGCTTTCGCTAAAGGAAATGCTGGCCGAGTTCCTGCGACATCGCGTCACGGTGATCCGTCGACGCACGGAATTCCTGCTCGGCGAAGCCCGCAAACGCAAGCACACCGTCGAAGGCTTGCTGATCTGCCAGGTCAACCTCGACGAAGTGATCGCGACGATTCGCAATTCGCCAAGCCGAGCCGAAGCCAAGGACCGCCTGCAGCAGATCCTCGTTCCGGCACCCCTTGTGAAACGTGCACTGGGCGACGATGGGTTTGCGATGTATCAGTCAGAAGTGGGGGACAAGCCGAACTATTCGCTCTCCACCAATCAGGCCGAAGCGATCGTTTCGATGCAGTTGGGTTCTCTCGCTAACCTCGAACGTGAAAAGCTCAATGACGAACATGCGAAGCTGCTGATCGATATTCGTGGCTATCTGCATCTGTTGTCCGACGAAGCCAACATTCGCGCCGTCGTCCGCGATGACATGATCGCCCTCAAGGCCAAGTACTCCAGCAAGCGCCGAACTGAAATCAACGAACTGGAGTTGAGCGGTGTCAATTACGAGGACTTGATCGCCGAAGAGCCGATGGTCGTCACGCTGTCGCAGCGCGGCTATATCAAGCGAATGCCGCTCAATTCGTATCAGGCCCAGAACCGCGGCGGAAAGGGTGTGATCGGTGCCAAGGCGGACGACGAAGACGCCATTGAACACCTGTTCGTCACCAGCACACACGCCTGGCTGCTGTTCTTCACAGACAAAGGCAAGGTTCTGTGGGAAAAGGTTTATAACCTGCCACTACAAAACCGCACCAGCAAGGGGCGGGCGCTCGTGAATCTGCTCGCCTTGCCGGATGGCGATCGCATCAGCAGTTGCGTGGCCGTGCGAGAATTCGACGACCAGCACTTCCTGATGATGGCCACCAAGAATGGCGTGGTCAAGAAGACGCCACTGTCAGCGTACAAACGCCCGATGAAGGGCGGAATCATCGCCATCAATCTGCGTGACAACGATCAACTGATCGAAACGTTGATCGTCGGTCCCACGGACGATGTCTTGTTGGCAACCCAGGGCGGCATGGCGATTCGGTTCTCGCAAACCGACGCACGCAGCATGGGACGCGACACAACAGGCGTTCGCGGCATCCGTCTGAAGAAAGACGATTTCTTGATCGGCATGGTGCTTGCAGACCCGTCGATGAGCCTCCTGACTGTCTGCGAAAACGGCTACGGTAAACGAACCTCCATCGGGATCGGCGGGCCTCCGATTGACGTGAGTGCGACTGCTGAAGCA
This genomic interval from Schlesneria paludicola DSM 18645 contains the following:
- the gyrA gene encoding DNA gyrase subunit A, whose translation is MANGDGTPDGPDAPNGLSATNGGSDRVKNIAIQDEMRTSYVTYAMSVIISRALPDVRDGLKPSQRRILVAMNDLNLGPNSGRVKCAKICGDTSGNYHPHGDGSIYPTLVRMAQNWNVRDVLIDKQGNFGSLAGMPPAAMRYTEARLSAVANEMLDDLKRDTVDYVLTYDQRNREPVVLPSRFPNLIVNGSNGIAVGMATSIPPHNLGEVCDATIRLIDDPDCSLDDLVECMPGPDFPTGGIICGRMGVRQAYLTGRSTIILRAKTRFITEKNTDIIEVTEIPYLETRDRIREKIELLIKEDRIKGIARVTDLTDRTLPAWQTCLHIAVKRGEDKEVVLNQLFQFSPLQSTVSIILLALVGNRPKLLSLKEMLAEFLRHRVTVIRRRTEFLLGEARKRKHTVEGLLICQVNLDEVIATIRNSPSRAEAKDRLQQILVPAPLVKRALGDDGFAMYQSEVGDKPNYSLSTNQAEAIVSMQLGSLANLEREKLNDEHAKLLIDIRGYLHLLSDEANIRAVVRDDMIALKAKYSSKRRTEINELELSGVNYEDLIAEEPMVVTLSQRGYIKRMPLNSYQAQNRGGKGVIGAKADDEDAIEHLFVTSTHAWLLFFTDKGKVLWEKVYNLPLQNRTSKGRALVNLLALPDGDRISSCVAVREFDDQHFLMMATKNGVVKKTPLSAYKRPMKGGIIAINLRDNDQLIETLIVGPTDDVLLATQGGMAIRFSQTDARSMGRDTTGVRGIRLKKDDFLIGMVLADPSMSLLTVCENGYGKRTSIGIGGPPIDVSATAEAGADEEALVEEEVVEEETTSDDADADDSDEAVASANQYRRQKRGGKGVKDIKTTKRNGNAVKILAVADQDEVLMVTATGKIQRIRAGDINEIGRNTQGVRVIRLEETDKLVSMARIPADLVAELAPAVDGTPAPTEVTPTEPAPPVEPPEAPAAE
- the mutL gene encoding DNA mismatch repair endonuclease MutL, with product MSRIQQLSTSVINKIAAGEVIERPASVIKELLENSVDALATRIEVDVVAGGSELIRIVDDGEGIHPDDLLLAVSSHATSKIRNADDLFGVQTMGFRGEALASVAEVSRLRIRSRQADAAHGHELVVNLGEVVPPRECGCPLGTQIEVRNLFENTPVRRKFLKTVSTEFGHISEHFTRVALANSRLHMVLRHNDKLVMELPASPKPLDRLRIFFGKDVADELIPVESDQGGVRMWGYVGHPNTSKATRKMQYLFLNGRWITDRSLFHALTEGYRGLLMVGRQPVCFLYIELPPDRVDVNVHPTKVEVRFQDSQQLFRQLLAMIRSKFLSMDLQSQLRLPATPAGGSGGAAPGLLSGFSPSPVRPIEKQRELQDEFSTYLTGQISPAPINPGSVGRNEPISNGSATAFAPAARPASVASARIEPWRSDTPDDTDNFMAPSAATAVAERLADPATSESETDVPAEPVTSAEFGPTEAAPAAEAPVQVAPINQNNAFRAMQVHDCYLIVETPEGVTVIDQHALHERIMYEHLRTRVLAGSVESQRLLVPQPIEVTSKEAAMLLEHRDSLERAGLGVEDFGNGTVIVNRYPAMLRKVDLQELVRDLIDKLESGGSAGVQSGARRDILDELLHMMSCKAAVKAGQRLSPEEIESLLMQRHLVDDAHHCPHGRPTALSLSRAELDRQFGRLG
- the aroE gene encoding shikimate dehydrogenase codes for the protein MICVSIARTRHRMMIAEHHALAERGAQLVELRIDWLARDPDVPRLLKDRPTPVIVTCRRAQDGGKWRGTEEARIRLLRTAIVSGADYVDLEDDIASSIPRYGKTKRIVSHHDFNGTPDHIEEVWAEIAEMNPDIIKVVTLANSPSDCVRMLKLVKDAKIPTVAFCMGDFGVWSRVACGKLGSPFTYATFSQDREVAPGQLSFQDMKHIYHYETINAKTQLFGVIGDPIGHSLSPLLHNEAMRKIGFNGVYVPLRVARDQLTQTLADLETLDFRGLSVTIPHKEAVLAKFPRCEEFVRQIGAANTLFRGSDNQWQSFNTDYQAALDSVKLALPTGDTLEGKRVLLLGAGGAARAIGMGITRAGGALVITSRTSARAKTLAEQLNCRHVTWENRGAEYADILINCTPVGMYPEMDQTPFQQNWLREGMIVFDTIYTPENTLLIKEAQVRGCKTVSGIEMFIRQAAAQFERFTGKPASLDDLRETLRKGISAARR